One stretch of Nocardia mangyaensis DNA includes these proteins:
- a CDS encoding GMC oxidoreductase translates to MPERTTDFDVLIVGSGFGGSVTALRLVEKGYTVGVIEAGRRFADDELPKTSWDLRKFIWAPKLGCFGIQRIHPLRDVLILGGAGVGGGSLNYANTLYVPPEPFFQDPQWREITDWRSELTPYYERAKKMLGVVQNPHMTPADEIFKSVAEDMGVGDTFVQTPVGVFFGEPGETVDDPYFGGVGPQRTGCVECGDCMVGCKFGAKNTLVKNYLYLAEQAGAQVIPMTTVSALRPLPDGSWDVATERTGAWVRKAPKTYTAKHVVLAAGTLGTQKLLHAMRDQGALPKLSDKLGLLTRTNSESIVGAATKTLAPGQDFTKGVAITSSIHPTPDTHVEPVRYGKGSNSMGLMQTLMVDGGGKIPRWLRFLGVVILHPLLMLRFLSVKNWSERTIISLVMQHLDNSITTYTKRGLFGRRKLTSKQGHGEPNPTWIPAGNDVTRRVAEKIGGVAGGTWGEVFNVPLTAHFLGGAAIGADPEHGVIDAYHRVFGYPTLSVVDGAAVSANLGVNPSLTITAQAERAAAYWPNNGEVDTRPEQSAGYSRIAPVAPVQPVVPEGAPAALVLPIVEIRGKEKTAG, encoded by the coding sequence ATGCCCGAGCGCACCACCGACTTCGACGTCCTGATCGTCGGTTCCGGCTTCGGCGGCAGTGTCACCGCCCTGCGCCTGGTCGAGAAGGGCTACACGGTCGGTGTCATCGAAGCCGGTCGTCGTTTCGCCGACGACGAGCTGCCCAAAACAAGCTGGGACCTGCGCAAGTTCATCTGGGCGCCCAAGCTCGGCTGCTTCGGCATCCAGCGCATCCACCCGCTGCGCGACGTCCTGATCCTGGGCGGGGCCGGGGTCGGCGGTGGCTCGCTGAACTACGCCAACACCCTCTATGTGCCGCCGGAGCCGTTCTTCCAGGACCCGCAGTGGCGCGAGATCACCGACTGGCGCTCCGAGCTCACCCCCTACTACGAGCGGGCCAAGAAGATGCTCGGCGTGGTGCAGAACCCGCACATGACGCCCGCCGATGAGATCTTCAAGTCCGTCGCCGAGGACATGGGCGTCGGCGACACCTTCGTACAGACCCCCGTCGGCGTGTTCTTCGGCGAGCCGGGCGAGACCGTCGACGACCCCTACTTCGGCGGTGTCGGCCCGCAGCGCACCGGCTGTGTCGAATGCGGTGACTGCATGGTCGGCTGCAAGTTCGGCGCCAAGAACACCCTCGTCAAGAATTACCTGTATCTGGCGGAACAGGCCGGCGCGCAGGTCATTCCGATGACGACAGTATCCGCGCTGCGCCCGCTGCCCGACGGCAGCTGGGATGTCGCCACCGAGCGTACCGGCGCCTGGGTCCGCAAGGCTCCCAAGACCTATACCGCCAAGCATGTGGTGCTCGCCGCGGGCACACTCGGCACGCAGAAGCTACTGCACGCCATGCGCGATCAGGGCGCACTGCCGAAACTGTCGGACAAGCTCGGCCTGTTGACCCGCACGAATTCCGAGTCGATCGTCGGCGCGGCAACCAAGACACTGGCACCGGGCCAGGACTTCACCAAGGGGGTCGCGATCACCTCCTCGATCCATCCCACCCCCGACACCCACGTCGAACCGGTGCGCTACGGCAAGGGGTCGAACTCGATGGGCCTGATGCAGACGCTGATGGTCGACGGTGGCGGCAAGATTCCCCGCTGGCTGCGGTTCCTCGGGGTCGTGATCCTGCACCCGCTGTTGATGCTGCGCTTCCTGAGCGTGAAGAACTGGAGCGAGCGCACCATCATCTCGCTGGTCATGCAGCACCTGGACAATTCGATCACCACCTACACCAAGCGTGGCCTGTTCGGCCGTCGCAAGCTGACCTCCAAACAGGGCCACGGCGAACCGAATCCGACCTGGATCCCCGCGGGCAACGACGTGACCCGCCGGGTCGCGGAGAAGATCGGCGGCGTCGCGGGCGGTACCTGGGGCGAGGTGTTCAATGTCCCGCTGACGGCGCACTTCCTCGGCGGGGCGGCCATCGGCGCCGACCCCGAACACGGCGTGATCGATGCCTACCACCGGGTGTTCGGTTACCCGACGCTCAGCGTGGTCGACGGTGCGGCGGTCTCGGCGAACCTCGGGGTGAATCCCTCGCTCACCATCACCGCCCAGGCGGAGCGCGCGGCCGCGTACTGGCCGAACAACGGCGAGGTGGACACCCGGCCCGAGCAGAGTGCCGGGTACTCGCGAATCGCGCCGGTCGCCCCCGTTCAGCCGGTGGTTCCCGAGGGTGCACCCGCCGCCCTGGTGCTGCCGATCGTGGAGATCCGGGGCAAGGAGAAGACTGCGGGCTGA
- a CDS encoding DUF5995 family protein encodes MRVSSGAAAVAATLIMSLPLVGAGPASGAVSNTACGSTLSETDIADIARLSDTSAIAGADDLARLEDAVDRHHRITEILVEHRDLRGLFAIGLDGVEYAAVMPLQRDPGAFQNRAYAHAISLELLSRFLDNLHAEFTGGIAEPQWAHYFALTKDCEVSRARTAMAGYNAHLTVDLTYSVAAIGTRPENAPDYFTIVAAIAAAGEVIVERTKAVYDADLGPLWRFYFVGEGLDQLFGEGVATEQLLIAADLGANTVIFANGLALQDPALAPAVRAEVTALWQAADLAFDALARINAL; translated from the coding sequence ATGCGGGTTTCGAGCGGGGCGGCTGCCGTCGCCGCGACACTGATCATGTCCCTGCCGCTGGTCGGCGCCGGACCGGCGTCCGGTGCGGTATCGAACACAGCCTGCGGATCGACACTGTCGGAGACCGACATCGCCGATATCGCGCGTCTTTCGGACACCTCGGCGATCGCCGGCGCCGATGATCTGGCCAGGCTCGAGGACGCGGTCGACCGGCATCACCGCATCACCGAGATCCTCGTCGAGCACCGGGACCTGCGCGGGCTGTTCGCGATCGGGCTCGACGGCGTCGAGTACGCCGCCGTCATGCCGCTACAGCGGGACCCCGGCGCCTTCCAGAACCGCGCCTACGCGCACGCGATCAGCCTGGAGTTGCTGAGTCGGTTCCTCGACAACCTGCACGCCGAATTCACCGGCGGCATCGCCGAACCGCAGTGGGCGCACTACTTCGCGCTGACCAAGGACTGCGAGGTGTCACGAGCCAGAACCGCCATGGCCGGATACAACGCGCACCTGACCGTGGACCTGACCTATTCGGTGGCCGCGATCGGCACCCGCCCGGAGAACGCGCCGGACTACTTCACGATCGTCGCTGCGATCGCCGCGGCGGGTGAGGTGATCGTGGAGCGCACCAAAGCCGTCTACGACGCCGACCTCGGGCCACTGTGGCGGTTCTACTTCGTCGGTGAGGGATTGGATCAGCTCTTCGGCGAGGGTGTCGCCACCGAGCAGCTGCTCATCGCCGCCGACCTCGGCGCGAACACGGTCATCTTCGCGAACGGTCTCGCCCTGCAGGATCCCGCGCTCGCACCCGCGGTCCGCGCCGAAGTGACAGCACTGTGGCAGGCCGCCGACCTGGCGTTCGACGCTTTGGCCCGCATCAACGCCCTCTGA
- a CDS encoding MMPL family transporter, with translation MGWDRFAGLVTGRRSWAVLLAVLAAAVAVMALAGGNDSAGQAPNSLPSSAESALAAEAAARFPDAGTATAIMVATRTDNGVLTPADLAALDTALTRAGVSATDGPRLIPAPDNRAALAQIPVPAELNGFALTDRIAELRVALTTDLPEPLRVQVTGGPAFGADIADSFSGANTLLLLVTALVVMVLLIVTYRSPILWLVPLSIVGLADRVAISVDTALAQLTGLAFDGSTSGITSVLVFGAGTNYALLLVSRYRDELHRHPDHRVALRAAVRHAAPAIVASNVTVVLALLTLLLALLPNTRSLGAFAAAGLVVALIFVLAALPPALALCGRRVFWPFVPQADGRDTAAHGVWSAVATRVVRRPAVVAGSASVILVLLATGLATTDIGLSRTEQFRVQAESVDGLATMAQHFPSGSSDPAVVIARTEADTTVQQELDGVQGVSRATVTGAFDGTTRWSVVLDAEPGSAQAFTIIEAIRAALGAVPGAEALVGGSDAEALDIRDAARRDQALVIPLILVVVLLVLLALLRAVPAAVLLVGVTVLSALAALGAGSWISGTVFGFPALDTNVPLFGFLFLVALGVDYTIFLVTRAREEADTYGTTRGMVRAVASTGAVITSAGVVLAAVFCVLGVLPLITLTQLGIVVGIGILLDTFVVRTLVVPALFALLGDRVWWPTTPATTEATDAEPVHAS, from the coding sequence ATGGGATGGGACCGATTCGCCGGATTGGTCACCGGTCGGCGATCGTGGGCCGTGCTGCTGGCCGTCCTCGCGGCCGCGGTGGCCGTGATGGCGCTGGCGGGCGGCAACGACAGCGCGGGGCAGGCTCCGAATTCGCTACCGTCGTCGGCGGAATCGGCGCTGGCCGCCGAGGCGGCCGCGCGATTCCCGGACGCGGGGACCGCCACCGCGATCATGGTCGCCACCCGCACCGACAACGGCGTGTTGACCCCAGCGGACCTCGCCGCACTGGACACCGCGCTGACCCGAGCGGGTGTGTCGGCGACCGACGGACCCCGCCTCATCCCCGCGCCCGACAATCGTGCCGCTCTCGCGCAGATCCCGGTGCCCGCCGAACTGAACGGTTTCGCGCTCACCGACCGGATCGCCGAGCTACGGGTCGCCTTGACCACCGACCTGCCCGAGCCGCTGCGCGTGCAGGTCACCGGCGGTCCGGCCTTCGGCGCCGATATCGCCGACTCGTTCTCCGGGGCGAACACCCTGCTGCTGCTCGTCACCGCGCTCGTGGTGATGGTGCTGCTGATCGTCACCTACCGCTCACCGATCCTGTGGCTGGTCCCCTTGTCGATCGTCGGCCTGGCCGACCGCGTGGCCATCAGTGTCGACACCGCGCTCGCCCAGCTCACCGGGCTCGCCTTCGACGGTTCGACCTCAGGTATCACCAGCGTCCTGGTCTTCGGCGCCGGAACCAACTACGCCCTGCTGCTGGTGTCGCGCTACCGCGACGAACTGCATCGGCACCCCGACCATCGAGTGGCCTTGCGCGCGGCGGTGCGCCATGCCGCACCGGCCATCGTCGCCAGCAATGTCACCGTCGTTCTCGCGCTGCTGACGCTGCTGCTCGCCCTGCTGCCCAACACTCGCAGTCTCGGCGCGTTCGCCGCCGCGGGGCTCGTGGTCGCGCTGATCTTCGTGCTCGCGGCGCTGCCGCCCGCGCTGGCGCTGTGCGGACGACGGGTCTTCTGGCCGTTCGTGCCGCAGGCGGACGGCCGCGACACCGCCGCCCACGGCGTGTGGTCCGCCGTGGCCACCCGCGTGGTCCGACGCCCCGCCGTGGTCGCCGGTAGCGCGTCGGTGATCCTGGTGCTGCTGGCGACCGGGCTCGCGACCACCGATATCGGGCTCTCGCGCACCGAACAGTTCCGGGTCCAAGCCGAATCGGTGGACGGGCTCGCGACCATGGCCCAGCATTTCCCGTCCGGTTCCTCGGACCCGGCCGTGGTGATCGCGCGTACCGAGGCCGACACCACCGTGCAGCAGGAACTCGATGGTGTGCAAGGTGTTTCGCGTGCGACCGTGACCGGAGCCTTCGACGGCACCACCCGGTGGTCGGTCGTGCTGGACGCGGAACCGGGCTCGGCGCAGGCCTTCACCATCATCGAAGCGATCAGGGCGGCGCTCGGCGCGGTGCCCGGCGCGGAGGCGCTGGTCGGTGGTTCCGATGCCGAGGCGCTCGACATCCGCGATGCCGCCCGCCGCGACCAGGCCCTGGTGATCCCGCTGATCCTGGTGGTCGTGCTCCTGGTCCTGCTGGCCCTGTTGCGGGCCGTTCCGGCGGCGGTGCTGCTCGTCGGTGTGACCGTGCTCAGCGCGCTCGCAGCCCTCGGTGCGGGCAGCTGGATCAGCGGCACGGTCTTCGGCTTCCCGGCGCTGGACACCAACGTGCCATTGTTCGGATTCCTGTTCCTGGTCGCGCTGGGGGTGGACTACACGATCTTCCTGGTGACCAGGGCGCGCGAGGAGGCCGACACCTATGGCACCACCCGGGGAATGGTGCGCGCGGTCGCCTCGACCGGGGCGGTCATCACCAGCGCCGGTGTGGTGCTCGCCGCGGTGTTCTGCGTGCTCGGCGTGCTACCCCTGATCACGCTCACCCAGCTGGGCATCGTTGTCGGTATCGGCATCCTGCTCGATACTTTCGTGGTGCGGACCCTGGTCGTTCCGGCGCTGTTCGCCTTGCTGGGCGACCGGGTCTGGTGGCCGACGACGCCCGCGACAACCGAAGCCACAGACGCCGAGCCGGTCCACGCCAGCTGA